A part of Armatimonadota bacterium genomic DNA contains:
- a CDS encoding Cj0069 family protein encodes MKIALMWHGSRETRDAVNLDEHRLAPTAAAFRTEGFEVEPCVYNDNFADEVRAQLRHVDAVQVWVNPITDEGRTRAKLDALLAEIADSGVLVRTHPATIQKMGTKEVLFTTREMSWGSDVRRYSTMDEMRHGLVGSLSTGPRVLKQFRGHSGQGIWKLTPTSDPERVLARHAPRGSQEEELPLEQWIENCAPYFATGPMYDQEYNLRIGEGTIRCYFVQDRIEGFGHQEVNALVPGTDSGPRLYSPPTDERFQDLRRQAESEWLPQLMEKVGVTFDELPMLWDIDLMFADRGYMLCEINVSSVYPYPESAMQPLARAFKNRISS; translated from the coding sequence ATGAAAATCGCTTTGATGTGGCACGGAAGTCGGGAGACCAGAGATGCCGTCAACCTGGACGAGCACCGCTTGGCCCCAACCGCCGCCGCATTCCGGACAGAAGGATTCGAAGTCGAGCCATGTGTCTACAATGACAACTTTGCCGATGAAGTTCGGGCGCAGCTTAGGCACGTGGACGCCGTCCAGGTTTGGGTCAATCCGATCACCGATGAAGGACGGACGCGCGCCAAGCTCGACGCTTTGCTTGCCGAGATAGCCGATTCGGGAGTGCTGGTCCGAACCCATCCTGCGACCATCCAGAAGATGGGCACGAAGGAAGTGCTATTCACGACACGCGAAATGAGTTGGGGCTCGGACGTTCGCCGCTACTCGACGATGGACGAAATGCGTCACGGGCTCGTCGGTTCGCTCTCTACCGGACCGCGAGTGCTGAAGCAGTTTCGCGGACATAGCGGCCAGGGCATCTGGAAACTGACTCCCACCAGCGACCCGGAACGAGTCCTTGCACGACACGCCCCGAGGGGCAGCCAGGAGGAAGAACTTCCCCTCGAGCAGTGGATCGAGAACTGCGCCCCCTATTTCGCCACCGGCCCCATGTACGATCAGGAATACAACCTCCGAATCGGGGAAGGCACGATCCGGTGCTATTTTGTGCAAGACCGAATCGAAGGATTTGGCCACCAAGAAGTGAACGCGCTTGTGCCGGGGACCGATTCCGGCCCTCGTCTCTATTCTCCGCCGACCGATGAACGCTTCCAAGACCTTAGGCGGCAGGCCGAATCGGAGTGGCTGCCCCAACTGATGGAGAAGGTCGGCGTTACGTTCGACGAACTTCCGATGCTCTGGGACATCGATTTGATGTTTGCCGATCGTGGCTATATGCTCTGCGAGATCAACGTGAGCTCGGTCTATCCCTACCCGGAAAGCGCGATGCAACCCCTCGCAAGGGCCTTCAAAAATCGGATCTCGAGCTAG